A genomic window from Neoarius graeffei isolate fNeoGra1 chromosome 5, fNeoGra1.pri, whole genome shotgun sequence includes:
- the pomgnt2 gene encoding protein O-linked-mannose beta-1,4-N-acetylglucosaminyltransferase 2 isoform X2: protein MHALGCRMNLAAVLNGLLVSLVAALLWKYVRLSDHMAQLEEELQLTRQSQELSHVHIDYHAALLALQEQGTRMVCTGKMHTDRICRFDYLCYCTEAEEFIFFHSNASVMLPNLGPRRFQPALLDLSSVEDHNTQYFNFLELPAAALKYMPKPVFVPDVTLILNRFNADNLMHIFHDDLLPIFYTMQQYTDLDDEARLVFMEGWGEGNHFDLYRLLSSKQPLLKEHLRNFGKLMCFTKSYVGLSKMTTWYQYGFVQPQGPKANILVSGNEIRQFASFIMNRLNITREERPEGDDYIVVFSRASNRLILNEAELLLALAQEYKMRTVTVSLEEQTFASIVQLISAASMLVSMHGAQLITSMFLPRGAAVIELFPYAINPEQYTPYKTLASLPLMDLQYIAWRNTIEDNSVSYPDRPWDQGGIAHLDKEEQERILSSKEVPRHLCCRNPEWLFRIYQDTIVDIPSFLQALREGLKVKPNLKKSKPSSVVHPGRVRQPKCQTSVQAAHEAKLSVSWQIPWNLKYLKMFHARLFWH, encoded by the exons ATGCATGCATTAGGCTGTAGAATGAACCTGGCAGCAGTGCTAAATGGCCTGCTTGTGTCGCTGGTTGCAGCCCTGCTATGGAAGTACGTTCGGCTGAGCGACCACATGGCCCAGCTGGAAGAGGAGTTGCAGCTGACACGTCAATCCCAGGAGCTTTCACATGTGCACATAGATTATCATGCCGCCCTGTTGGCACTGCAAGAGCAAGGCACAAGGATGGTCTGCACTGGCAAAATGCACACTGACCGCATCTGCCGCTTTGACTATCTTTGCTACTGTACCGAGGCTGAGGAGTTCATATTCTTCCATAGTAATGCCTCAGTCATGCTTCCCAATTTGGGCCCTCGTCGCTTCCAACCAGCCCTGTTGGACTTATCCTCTGTTGAGGATCATAATACTCAGTATTTTAACTTCTTGGAACTGCCCGCAGCTGCACTAAAGTACATGCCGAAGCCTGTGTTTGTGCCAGATGTCACGCTCATCCTTAATCGCTTCAACGCTGATAACCTGATGCACATCTTCCACGATGATCTTCTTCCAATATTCTACACCATGCAACAGTACACCGACCTGGATGATGAAGCCAGGCTTGTTTTCATGGAAGGTTGGGGAGAGGGGAACCATTTTGATCTCTATCGCCTGCTTAGCAGCAAACAGCCACTACTTAAAGAGCACTTGCGGAACTTTGGCAAGCTCATGTGCTTCACCAAATCTTATGTTGGATTGTCAAAGATGACCACATGGTATCAGTATGGCTTTGTACAGCCCCAAGGGCCCAAAGCCAACATTCTGGTCTCTGGGAATGAGATTCGTCAGTTTGCCTCATTCATAATGAACAGGCTTAATATCACAAGAGAGGAGAGGCCTGAAGGTGATGATTATATAGTAGTGTTTAGTAGAGCTTCTAACAGGCTGATACTCAATGAGGCAGAGTTGCTTCTTGCTTTGGCTCAAGAGTACAAAATGAGGACAGTCACTGTGTCCTTGGAGGAGCAAACATTTGCAAGCATAGTCCAGCTTATCAGTGCGGCATCCATGCTGGTCAGCATGCATGGCGCTCAACTGATCACGTCCATGTTCCTACCTCGAGGGGCTGCTGTCATCGAGCTTTTCCCATACGCGATCAACCCAGAACAGTATACGCCATATAAAACTCTGGCCTCCTTGCCATTAATGGACCTGCAGTATATAGCATGGAGAAATACCATTGAAGATAATTCTGTGTCCTATCCTGACCGCCCCTGGGACCAAGGTGGTATCGCTCACCTGGACAAAGAGGAACAGGAGCGTATCCTGTCTAGCAAGGAAGTGCCGAGACACCTCTGCTGTCGCAACCCAGAGTGGCTTTTCCGGATTTATCAAGACACCATTGTGGACATTCCATCCTTTCTTCAAGCCCTTAGAGAAGGTCTAAAAGTTAAGCCTAATCTGAAAAAGAGCAAACCTTCCAGCGTAGTACATCCTGGTCGAGTCAGGCAACCCAAGTGCCAGACATCAGTGCAGGCTGCCCATGAAGCAAAGCTCTCTGTGTCCTGGCAGATTCCTTGGAACCTCAAGTACTTGAAG ATGTTTCATGCTCGCCTCTTTTGGCATTGA
- the pomgnt2 gene encoding protein O-linked-mannose beta-1,4-N-acetylglucosaminyltransferase 2 isoform X1, which yields MHALGCRMNLAAVLNGLLVSLVAALLWKYVRLSDHMAQLEEELQLTRQSQELSHVHIDYHAALLALQEQGTRMVCTGKMHTDRICRFDYLCYCTEAEEFIFFHSNASVMLPNLGPRRFQPALLDLSSVEDHNTQYFNFLELPAAALKYMPKPVFVPDVTLILNRFNADNLMHIFHDDLLPIFYTMQQYTDLDDEARLVFMEGWGEGNHFDLYRLLSSKQPLLKEHLRNFGKLMCFTKSYVGLSKMTTWYQYGFVQPQGPKANILVSGNEIRQFASFIMNRLNITREERPEGDDYIVVFSRASNRLILNEAELLLALAQEYKMRTVTVSLEEQTFASIVQLISAASMLVSMHGAQLITSMFLPRGAAVIELFPYAINPEQYTPYKTLASLPLMDLQYIAWRNTIEDNSVSYPDRPWDQGGIAHLDKEEQERILSSKEVPRHLCCRNPEWLFRIYQDTIVDIPSFLQALREGLKVKPNLKKSKPSSVVHPGRVRQPKCQTSVQAAHEAKLSVSWQIPWNLKYLKVREVKYEVWIQEQGENTYMPYILPQQNYTFSENIKPFTTYLVWVRCIFNKNLLGPFADVLICKT from the coding sequence ATGCATGCATTAGGCTGTAGAATGAACCTGGCAGCAGTGCTAAATGGCCTGCTTGTGTCGCTGGTTGCAGCCCTGCTATGGAAGTACGTTCGGCTGAGCGACCACATGGCCCAGCTGGAAGAGGAGTTGCAGCTGACACGTCAATCCCAGGAGCTTTCACATGTGCACATAGATTATCATGCCGCCCTGTTGGCACTGCAAGAGCAAGGCACAAGGATGGTCTGCACTGGCAAAATGCACACTGACCGCATCTGCCGCTTTGACTATCTTTGCTACTGTACCGAGGCTGAGGAGTTCATATTCTTCCATAGTAATGCCTCAGTCATGCTTCCCAATTTGGGCCCTCGTCGCTTCCAACCAGCCCTGTTGGACTTATCCTCTGTTGAGGATCATAATACTCAGTATTTTAACTTCTTGGAACTGCCCGCAGCTGCACTAAAGTACATGCCGAAGCCTGTGTTTGTGCCAGATGTCACGCTCATCCTTAATCGCTTCAACGCTGATAACCTGATGCACATCTTCCACGATGATCTTCTTCCAATATTCTACACCATGCAACAGTACACCGACCTGGATGATGAAGCCAGGCTTGTTTTCATGGAAGGTTGGGGAGAGGGGAACCATTTTGATCTCTATCGCCTGCTTAGCAGCAAACAGCCACTACTTAAAGAGCACTTGCGGAACTTTGGCAAGCTCATGTGCTTCACCAAATCTTATGTTGGATTGTCAAAGATGACCACATGGTATCAGTATGGCTTTGTACAGCCCCAAGGGCCCAAAGCCAACATTCTGGTCTCTGGGAATGAGATTCGTCAGTTTGCCTCATTCATAATGAACAGGCTTAATATCACAAGAGAGGAGAGGCCTGAAGGTGATGATTATATAGTAGTGTTTAGTAGAGCTTCTAACAGGCTGATACTCAATGAGGCAGAGTTGCTTCTTGCTTTGGCTCAAGAGTACAAAATGAGGACAGTCACTGTGTCCTTGGAGGAGCAAACATTTGCAAGCATAGTCCAGCTTATCAGTGCGGCATCCATGCTGGTCAGCATGCATGGCGCTCAACTGATCACGTCCATGTTCCTACCTCGAGGGGCTGCTGTCATCGAGCTTTTCCCATACGCGATCAACCCAGAACAGTATACGCCATATAAAACTCTGGCCTCCTTGCCATTAATGGACCTGCAGTATATAGCATGGAGAAATACCATTGAAGATAATTCTGTGTCCTATCCTGACCGCCCCTGGGACCAAGGTGGTATCGCTCACCTGGACAAAGAGGAACAGGAGCGTATCCTGTCTAGCAAGGAAGTGCCGAGACACCTCTGCTGTCGCAACCCAGAGTGGCTTTTCCGGATTTATCAAGACACCATTGTGGACATTCCATCCTTTCTTCAAGCCCTTAGAGAAGGTCTAAAAGTTAAGCCTAATCTGAAAAAGAGCAAACCTTCCAGCGTAGTACATCCTGGTCGAGTCAGGCAACCCAAGTGCCAGACATCAGTGCAGGCTGCCCATGAAGCAAAGCTCTCTGTGTCCTGGCAGATTCCTTGGAACCTCAAGTACTTGAAGGTAAGAGAGGTCAAATATGAAGTGTGGATCCAGGAGCAGGGAGAGAACACGTACATGCCTTACATTCTCCCCCAACAAAACTATACCTTTTCAGAAAACATTAAGCCCTTTACCACATATTTAGTGTGGGTGCGCTGTATCTTTAACAAGAACCTTTTGGGACCGTTTGCAGATGTTCTTATATGTAAAACCTAA